atttttggggtttttttccccatttttcccacatttttggagtcaccccaaatttggggaccccaaaatttgaaaatccccaaaattttgggtttaaaacCCCCccaataaattaattaatccctcaaataaattaaattaggGTGAGCCGGACTGAACCAACTCCATTTTGTGGGGGTTTCCCCTTTTTTgccaaatttttggggtcaccccaaatTTAGGAgaacccaaaatttccaaaccccaaaaaatttcagttcaaaaccccaaaaatttcgGTCCAACCCCCCCCCAATAAATGAATTAATCccccaaataaattaaattaggGCGAGCTGGACTGAACCAACTCCATTTTTGAAGGGGGGGTCCTCTTTTTTTgccaaatttttgggttttttttccccttttttcccacatttttagggtcaccccaaatttggagacctcaaaatttgaaaatcccgaaaattttgggtttaaaaccccccaaataaattaattaatcaatcccccaaataaattaaattaggGCGAGCTGGACCGAACCAACTCCATTTTGTGGGGGTTTCCccttttttgccacttttttgggggttttccccttttttgccaaatttttggggtcaccccaaatTTAGGAgaacccaaaatttccaaaccccaaaaaatttcagttcaaaaccccaaaaatttcagtCCAACCCCCCCCAATAAATTCATTAATCCctcaaataaatgaaattaggGCGAGCCGGACCGAACCAACTCCACTTTAGGGGGGGGGggttgtgctttttttcttctttcttttgggGTTCCACCCCCTCCAGCCGCGCTTGGGATGCTCCAGCTGttctccagctgttccccaggtgttctccagctgttcccagctgtttttccagatgttttccagctgttttggggtcagttcccCCCTCGGGCCGCCAGGGGCGCTGCGGGCGCCGCGCCGAGCCAGGGCGCCACCCAGCGGAAGAGCCAGAAAACGCCGCGTCTCtgcaattaattaataaatatttcattaattaattaaggtTAATTAACGCTGAACCCGTTAATTAAAGCCCTGAACCCGGCCCCGACAGCGGGAGGTGAAAAATTCGGGGtggggtggggaaaaaagggaaaatttgggggtttggtggaagtaaaaatgaatttttttattacagtaatttcacaactataaggcgcaccggactataaggcgcacccccccggattcggcaaaatttgcaactttgtagatcagataaggcgcaccggtctataaggcgcactttttttttgcagtgaggccccgcccccagctcaccccgtggggttgctggccgaggccccgcctccacccggcagccattggcccccggggccgcctccacccggtaggggcggtgccgcgagccaccgagccaccctggacccggcagccatgggcccccgggactgcttccacctgagaaggggggtgccgcggccccccagcccgcattcacgcggcagccatggctccccaggactgcctggacccaggaacggggctgctgccggctccctagcctgccttcatccggcagccatgggctcccgcggctgcctggagccaggagcggggttgccgtggccctcctagcccacattcacgcggcagccatggctccccaggactgcctggacccaggaacggggctgctgccggctccctagcctgccttcatccggcagccatgggctcccgcggctgcctggagccaggagcggggttgccgtggccctcctagcccacattcacgcggcagccatggctccccaggactgcctggacccaggaacggggctgctgccggctccctagcctgccttcatccggcagccatgggctcccgcggctgcctggagccaggagcggggttgccgtgggcttcctagcccacattcacgcggcagccgtgggctcctgggactgcttccacccgggaatgggggtgccgcggccccccttgcccacattcacccggcagccgtgggctcccgggactgcctggacccgggaaggcgggtgccgcggccccccttgccctcattcacccggcagccttgggctcctgggactgcctggacccgggaaggcgggtgccgcggccccccttgccctcattcacccggcagccatgggctcttgggactgcttccacccgggaatgggggtgccgcggccccccttgcccacattcacccggcagccgtgggctcccgggactgcctggacccgggaaggcgggtgccgcggccccccttgccctcattcacccggcagccatgggctcctgggactgcctggacccgggaaggcgggtgccgcggccccccttgccctcattcacccggcagccatgggctcctgggactgcttccacccgggaatgggggtgccgcggccccccttgcccacattcacccggcagccgtgggctcccgggactgcctggacccgggaaggcgggtgccgcggccccccttgccctcattcacccggcagccatgggctcctgggactgcctggacccgggaaggcgggtgccgcggcacccggcagccgtgggctcccgggactgcctggacccgggaaggcgggtgccgcggccccccttgccctcattcacccggcagccatgggctcctgggactgcctggacccgggaaggcgggtgccgcggccccccttgccctcattcacccggcagccatgggctcctgggactgcttccacccgggaatgggggtgccgcggccccccttgcccacattcacccggcagccgtgggctcctgggactgcttccacccgggaatgggggtgccgcggccccccttgcccacattcacccggcagccgtgggctcccgggactgcctggacccgggaaggcgggtgccgcggcctccctagcccacattcacccggcagccatgaggccccaggactgcctggaccggagaggggcggtgccttggtccccctggcccgcctccacccggcaggggcagtgtcgcgggcctccgggcccgcccccagccagctgcagtggcacttccggctccccccacggctctcagctcacacttccggtttggcaaatttcgccgctttgtacatcagataaggcgcaccggactataaggcgcacttccgggttcgagggaaaattttagtcaaaagggtgcgccttatagtcgtgaaattactgtagtttttgggggggtttctgaaaattttggggggttttggtgaaatttttttgggtttttatttgttgaattttttttgggtttttttctgaatttttgagagtttttttctaaatttttgggagttttttattacattttggaggtttttttcctgattttttgaatttttttttgctaatttttgaggggtttttcctaaattttttgaggatttttttcttaaatccttggggatttttttcctaaactttgggggtttttttcataattttttggtttttttccccatatttttgggttttttttcctaaattcttggaggaattttttcctaaattttggggattttttttttccgaaattttggggatttttttcctaaatttttggggttttttcctaaattttggAGAGGTTCCCACCCAAAATTTTGGTTCCCACCCCAATTTTTTGATTCCCACCCCCAAATTTTAAGTTTTCACCCCCAAATTTTTAGgttttcacccaaatttttgcttcccaccccaaaattctaaattttcacccccaaatttttggatTTGCCCCCCAAATTTTTGATTCTCACCCAAACTTTTGAGTCCCCACCCCcaaatttttaacttttcacccccaaatttttacttcccaccaaaatttttgtttcccacccaaatttttttccttcccaccccaATTTTAAggttcccccctccccaaatttggggtccccagcccAAAAATTTTAAgttctcaccccaaatttttaggttttcacctccaaatttttaaattttcaccccaaatttttacattcccacccccaaattttaagtttttgctcccaaatttttgcttcccacccccaaattttaaattttcacccccaaatttttggatttccccccccaaatttcagttttcaccccaaatttttaagttcccacccccaaatttttgggtttcccccccaaattttaacttcccacccccaaatttttggatttcccccccaaatttcagtcttcaccccaaatttttaagTTCCCACCCCAAAAGTTTTAGGTTTTCACCCCCAATTTTTGCTTCCCACTCCAAATTTTTAGgttttcacccaaatttttaagttcccacccccaaatttttaaattttcaccccaaatttttacaatcccacccccaaattttaagtttttgctcccaaatttttgcttcccaccccaaatttttaagTTCCCACCCAAATATCTGGGTTCCCACCCCCAAATTTTAacttttcaccccaaatttttgctTCCCACCCCCAAATTTTAACTTTTCACCTCCAAATTTTTGGGTTGCCCCCCAATTTTTTAAGTCtctcccaaatttttgggtcccccaccccaaattatTAGGTTCTCACctcaaaattttcagttttcaccACCAAATTTTTggatttcccccccaaattttaacttttcaccccaaatttttaagttcccacccccaaatttttaggttcccacccccaaatttttatgttttcacccaaatttttgcttcccaccccaaattttaaattttcaccccaaatttttggattttccccccaaatttcagttttcaccccaaatttttacattcccaccccaaatttcagttttcaccccaaatttttgctTCCCACTCCAAATTTTTAGgttttcacccaaatttttaagttcccacccccaaatttttaaattttcaccccaaatttttacattcccacccccaaattttaagtttttgctcccaaatttttgcttcccacccccaaattttaaattttcacccccaaatttttggatttcccccccaaatttcagttttcaccCCAATTTGATCTCCCCCCACCTGGCGCTCGTGGCTGTGCTGGAAGGCGTCTCCCAGGAGCCTCAGCCGCGCCCCCAGGATCTGctcggggtttggggggggggggtcctgccaggagcccgTTGGGGGCGACCCCCCCCTCAATTCGGGGGGTCCCCAAATTCTCGGGGTCTTCTGTGGGGGGGAAATCACCTgcaggggggaaatggggaggggggttaaaaaataaaatattgggggttaaaaaaaaaatattggggagggggattaaaaaaataaaatattggggagggggtttaaaaaataaagtattggggagggggtttaaaaaatttaaatattgggGGGggtttagaaaaatatttggggagggggtttaaaaaaataaaatatttggggggtttaaaaaataaaatattggggaggggggttaaaaaaataaaatattggggagggtttaaaaaaaatttggggaggaggtttaaaaaaataaaatattggggggttttaaagaaataaaatattggggagggggtttaaaaaatataaaataaaatattggggGGGGTTTAGGGTGGGCCAcgccccccaccccaaaaaaataaaaataaataaagtggggagggggtttttggggggggaggaTTCAAAAGGGGAGGGGGTGATGGGggtgggggaccccaaaaaaaagtGGGGACCCCTCCTCATAAATTGGAGACCACCCCTAAATTGGGGttccccccaaaaattgggacccctccccataaATTGGGACCCCTCCCATAAAtccagaccccccccaaaaaattggggACCCCCATAAATTGAGAACCCCCCCCCCAATAAATCAAGACCTCCCCCCCCAATAAAATGAGGACCCCTCCCATAAATTAAGGACCCCCCCAATAAACTGGGGACCCTCCCCATAAATTGAGACCCCCCCTCAATACAtgaagacccctccccaaaaattgGTGCCTCCCCATAAACTGAGACCCCCCGAATAAATTGAGaccccacccccaaaaattgggacccctccccaaaaacttGGACTTCCCCATAAATTGGGACCCCCCCCATAAATTAAGGACCCCCAAACattggggacccctccccaaaaattgGAAACCCTCCCATAAATTGGGACCCCCCCCAATAAATCAAGACCCTCCCCAATAAAATGAGGACTCCTCCCATAAATTaaggacccctccccaaaaatttGGACCTCCCCATAAATTGAGACCCC
This Catharus ustulatus isolate bCatUst1 chromosome 34, bCatUst1.pri.v2, whole genome shotgun sequence DNA region includes the following protein-coding sequences:
- the LOC117009668 gene encoding cleavage and polyadenylation specificity factor subunit 6-like, with the translated sequence MARAMREGTLGEPPAPLPSHPSNCGGGGGGGAPPQRGPLPIPIPPSPSPDTRLSCRGGGDPPGSPPSLGGYGWGRHGDFPPTEDPENLGTPRIEGGVAPNGLLAGPPPPKPRADPGGAAEAPGRRLPAQPRAPETRRFLALPLGGALARRGARSAPGGPRGELTPKQLENIWKNSWEQLENTWGTAGEQLEHPKRGWRGWNPKRKKKKSTTPPP